From a region of the Clostridia bacterium genome:
- the purB gene encoding adenylosuccinate lyase: MEHNLYENPLITRYASVEMSEVFSDKTKIQLWRKLWIALAESEKELGLNITDEQIAELKKYEFDINWETAQEREKIVRHDVMAQIYAYGEQAKSAKPIIHLGATSCYVTDNAEIIMIHRALEIIKKKLITLIDKLSKFALKYKDLVTLGFTHFQAAQPTTVGKRATLWLQDLILDCNNLDFLIDNIKLRGVKGTTGTQASFLSLFNGDSEKVIKLEKLVLRKLGYKSAYGVTGQTYTRKFDYSVLSVLSMIAQSAYKFANDLRLLQHLKEVEEPFEKGQVGSSAMAYKRNPMRSERICALSRFVISLPINASITTSTQWFERTLDDSANKRIVIPQAFLALDGILNLYLNIAENMVVYENVIKKHLDSELPFMATEEILMECVSKGGDRQELHERIRQHSQLSAMEVKQKGKDNDLLKRIADDPMFDSIKDTLDTLLDPKKFAGRAAEQVVEFYNNEVKPLIDNNKQYLGAVAKVEV; encoded by the coding sequence ATCCTTTGATTACAAGATATGCAAGCGTTGAAATGTCTGAAGTCTTTTCGGATAAAACCAAAATACAATTATGGCGCAAATTATGGATTGCTCTGGCTGAAAGTGAAAAAGAGCTAGGACTTAATATAACTGATGAGCAAATTGCAGAATTAAAAAAATATGAATTTGATATAAATTGGGAAACGGCTCAAGAGCGCGAAAAAATCGTTCGTCACGATGTTATGGCTCAAATTTATGCTTACGGCGAACAAGCAAAAAGCGCAAAACCCATAATACATCTTGGAGCAACAAGCTGCTATGTAACAGATAATGCTGAAATTATTATGATACATAGAGCGCTTGAAATTATTAAGAAAAAACTTATTACTCTAATAGACAAGCTATCAAAATTTGCCCTGAAATATAAAGACCTTGTTACCTTGGGCTTTACTCATTTCCAAGCTGCACAGCCCACTACGGTAGGTAAAAGAGCTACTCTATGGCTTCAGGATTTGATACTCGATTGTAACAACCTAGATTTTTTAATAGATAATATTAAACTCAGAGGCGTAAAAGGAACTACAGGTACTCAAGCCAGCTTTTTGAGTCTTTTTAATGGTGATTCAGAAAAAGTAATCAAATTAGAAAAGCTTGTTTTGCGAAAATTGGGTTACAAATCGGCTTACGGAGTAACTGGTCAAACTTATACTAGAAAATTTGATTATTCTGTACTTTCTGTTTTGAGTATGATTGCGCAAAGTGCATATAAATTTGCTAACGACTTAAGGCTTTTACAGCATTTAAAAGAAGTAGAAGAACCTTTTGAAAAAGGTCAAGTGGGAAGTTCTGCAATGGCTTACAAACGCAATCCAATGAGAAGCGAGAGAATATGTGCTTTGTCTAGATTTGTAATAAGTTTGCCTATAAATGCTTCAATCACCACATCAACTCAATGGTTTGAACGTACTTTGGATGATTCGGCCAATAAACGAATAGTCATTCCTCAGGCATTTTTGGCATTAGACGGCATTTTGAATCTCTATCTCAATATTGCAGAAAATATGGTAGTTTATGAAAATGTCATAAAAAAACATCTTGATTCAGAATTACCTTTTATGGCAACTGAAGAGATATTGATGGAATGCGTGTCAAAAGGGGGAGACCGACAGGAACTTCATGAAAGAATCAGACAGCATTCTCAATTAAGCGCAATGGAAGTTAAGCAAAAAGGCAAAGACAATGATTTATTAAAACGTATAGCTGACGATCCTATGTTTGATTCTATAAAAGATACTCTTGATACCTTATTAGATCCCAAAAAATTTGCAGGCAGAGCAGCTGAGCAAGTTGTAGAGTTTTATAATAATGAAGTCAAACCTTTAATAGATAATAACAAACAATATCTTGGAGCGGTTGCTAAAGTAGAAGTTTAG